CCTTGGCTCTTAGTATTAGCGAATTATCAGAGAAACTCGGAATATCAAGAAAGACATTATCAAAGATTATAAACGAACATACCTCTGTTACTCCTGGAATGGCGCTTCGGTTGTCTCGTGCGTTTAATACAACTCCTGAATTATGGCTTACCCTTCAGCAAAATTATGATTTATGGCATGCATCACATGAATTTAACGAATGGAAGACAGTTGAAGCGATTGCAGTCTAAATAAAAATTCAAATAAAAAATATATAAATAAGATTTATTGAGTAAATTGATTTTTA
The bacterium DNA segment above includes these coding regions:
- a CDS encoding HigA family addiction module antitoxin, with protein sequence MRIKKRPVVHPGRILERHYIEPLALSISELSEKLGISRKTLSKIINEHTSVTPGMALRLSRAFNTTPELWLTLQQNYDLWHASHEFNEWKTVEAIAV